In Sphingobacterium sp. PCS056, the following proteins share a genomic window:
- a CDS encoding nuclear transport factor 2 family protein, which translates to MKTLAKTFAAAALIAVSTFTMAAAKPVGDHSKKAAINLSTADLAIDHYVAVMTEGESAGVEQLFASGFSQKVQAATDKTNSRGEVISLLKKQKGEHLNCKTSTTIVEQSSDYMIAKVILQFEGFTKIDLVTLVNDGGNWKVSQSINSYQ; encoded by the coding sequence ATGAAAACTTTAGCAAAAACATTCGCAGCAGCAGCCTTGATCGCAGTATCTACGTTCACTATGGCGGCAGCAAAACCAGTAGGCGACCACTCTAAGAAAGCAGCTATCAACTTATCCACAGCAGATCTCGCCATTGACCATTATGTAGCCGTGATGACCGAAGGAGAGTCCGCAGGAGTAGAGCAGTTGTTCGCATCCGGTTTCAGTCAAAAAGTACAGGCAGCAACAGATAAAACCAACAGCCGGGGAGAAGTTATTTCATTACTGAAAAAACAAAAAGGTGAGCATTTGAACTGTAAAACAAGCACCACCATCGTTGAGCAGTCAAGTGACTATATGATTGCAAAAGTAATCCTGCAGTTTGAAGGTTTTACCAAGATCGATTTAGTTACTTTGGTCAATGACGGTGGTAACTGGAAAGTATCTCAATCCATTAACTCTTATCAATAA
- a CDS encoding sensor histidine kinase, whose product MDIQDYFVIDILFIPMETSNELWQKQETISNWILISIIFIFVLIAIVIYIFTLTIHQRYKNKLARQKAELQYKIALHDATLQSIESERKRFASELHDGIIGKMTAIRYSLQMNLAPIEVDSLLEDCIIESRSLSHQLYPPLLKDSSIDQLVQSCIQPYQTAIAISYHSDMRSEIMLSEEQKLHIIRIIQELLTNTIKHAQASVVNIRIRIERNILLRYTDNGQGLVVQNNPGLGLQSIQYRMMQLKGTSKIYTQGKGFKTLIYIPRCVQD is encoded by the coding sequence ATGGATATTCAAGATTATTTTGTTATTGATATTTTATTTATACCTATGGAAACATCTAATGAATTATGGCAAAAACAAGAAACAATCTCGAATTGGATTTTAATATCCATCATTTTTATATTCGTCCTGATAGCAATTGTCATCTATATATTTACATTAACAATCCATCAACGTTATAAAAATAAATTAGCACGTCAAAAAGCCGAACTCCAATATAAAATAGCGCTACATGATGCTACACTGCAAAGTATCGAATCAGAACGAAAGCGATTCGCATCCGAATTACATGATGGTATAATTGGAAAAATGACGGCCATAAGGTATAGTCTACAAATGAATTTAGCTCCAATAGAAGTTGACAGTCTGTTAGAAGACTGTATTATTGAATCAAGAAGCCTGTCACATCAGCTTTACCCACCGCTGCTAAAAGATTCTTCTATAGATCAACTCGTTCAAAGCTGCATACAGCCTTATCAAACAGCTATTGCTATTTCTTATCATTCGGATATGCGGTCTGAAATCATGCTATCTGAAGAACAAAAATTGCATATCATTCGTATTATACAAGAATTACTGACCAATACGATTAAACATGCTCAAGCCTCGGTAGTCAATATTAGGATTCGGATTGAGCGAAATATTCTATTGCGGTATACCGATAATGGTCAAGGACTAGTCGTTCAAAATAATCCCGGATTAGGTCTACAGAGTATTCAGTATAGAATGATGCAACTGAAGGGAACCAGTAAAATTTATACCCAGGGTAAAGGTTTTAAAACATTAATATATATTCCAAGATGCGTACAAGATTAG
- a CDS encoding response regulator transcription factor: protein MRTRLAIIDDDYLLIELMHRFLQEQDLFDVTFSNTQSKEALDLLTQENMRPDILLLDLKMPEINGVDMLKIIKETYPCITVIIISSHYQDNHLSYMIQHGVAAFVPKGISLAILLRVIKGVREHGFYLLPAQIDVLRNQVAHATTAPDFSTHGMTEREIEILKLIAQQKTAKEIAEILFIAPRTVEGHKNNLFSKTGTKNIAGLVIFGIQKGMINLNEINFY, encoded by the coding sequence ATGCGTACAAGATTAGCCATAATAGACGACGATTATTTGTTAATAGAGCTGATGCATAGGTTTCTGCAGGAGCAAGATTTATTTGATGTTACTTTTTCTAACACCCAAAGTAAAGAAGCTCTAGACTTACTTACTCAAGAGAATATGCGTCCGGATATTCTTTTATTAGATCTTAAAATGCCGGAAATCAATGGGGTAGATATGCTCAAAATAATAAAGGAAACATATCCGTGTATAACCGTCATTATCATATCATCCCATTACCAAGATAATCACCTCAGCTATATGATCCAACACGGGGTGGCTGCATTCGTACCCAAAGGAATTTCATTAGCTATTTTACTGCGCGTCATAAAAGGTGTCCGCGAACATGGATTTTATCTTTTGCCCGCTCAAATAGATGTCCTTCGAAATCAGGTAGCTCATGCCACCACTGCGCCAGACTTTTCAACTCATGGCATGACCGAACGTGAAATAGAAATACTAAAATTGATAGCCCAACAAAAGACAGCAAAAGAAATTGCTGAAATCTTATTTATCGCTCCTCGCACTGTTGAAGGCCACAAAAACAATCTATTTTCTAAAACGGGAACAAAAAACATAGCTGGATTAGTCATTTTTGGTATTCAAAAAGGCATGATCAATCTAAACGAAATCAACTTTTACTAA